In Sulfitobacter sp. OXR-159, one DNA window encodes the following:
- a CDS encoding BMP family lipoprotein: protein MTLMTKFLGAAAGLALTSGAALAEPALIFDLGGKFDKSFNEAAFNGATRWAEETGGKFAEIEMQSEAQREQALRRFAESGANPIITMGFAMADPLSTVAPDYPDTKFAVVDVNWLDLPNVRQVSFAEHEGSYLVGVMAAMASKSNTVGFVGGMDVPLIRHFGCGYAQGVMATNPDAKVIANMTGTTPAAWNDPVKGSEITKAQINQGADVVYAAAGGTGVGVLQTAADEGILSIGVDSNQNHLHPGKVLTSMLKRVDVAVYDAMMAGEDLEVGEVVTLGLAEEGVGVAMDEHNADLVTEEMKAAVDEARQKIIDGEIKVVSYYENDSCPALDF, encoded by the coding sequence ATGACCCTCATGACGAAATTCCTCGGCGCAGCCGCAGGCTTGGCCCTGACATCGGGCGCCGCGCTGGCCGAACCCGCGCTGATCTTTGACCTCGGCGGCAAGTTCGACAAAAGCTTCAACGAAGCGGCCTTCAACGGCGCGACCCGCTGGGCCGAAGAAACCGGTGGCAAATTCGCCGAGATCGAAATGCAGTCCGAAGCGCAGCGTGAGCAGGCTCTGCGCCGCTTCGCCGAATCCGGTGCCAACCCGATCATCACCATGGGTTTTGCCATGGCCGATCCGCTCTCGACCGTCGCGCCTGACTACCCAGACACGAAATTCGCCGTGGTCGACGTGAACTGGCTCGACCTGCCCAACGTCCGTCAGGTCAGCTTTGCTGAGCATGAGGGGTCCTACCTCGTTGGCGTGATGGCCGCGATGGCCTCCAAATCGAATACCGTCGGCTTTGTCGGTGGCATGGACGTGCCGCTGATCCGCCACTTTGGCTGCGGCTATGCCCAAGGCGTTATGGCGACCAACCCCGATGCCAAAGTGATCGCCAACATGACGGGCACAACCCCCGCCGCTTGGAATGACCCGGTAAAGGGGTCTGAGATCACCAAAGCCCAGATCAACCAAGGCGCTGACGTGGTATACGCCGCAGCAGGCGGCACCGGCGTGGGCGTGCTGCAAACCGCCGCCGACGAAGGCATCCTGTCGATCGGCGTGGACAGCAACCAAAACCACCTGCACCCGGGCAAAGTTCTGACCTCGATGCTGAAACGTGTCGATGTCGCGGTCTATGACGCGATGATGGCGGGCGAAGACCTCGAAGTTGGCGAAGTCGTGACCCTCGGCCTTGCCGAAGAAGGTGTCGGCGTCGCCATGGACGAGCATAACGCCGATCTCGTGACCGAAGAAATGAAGGCTGCCGTAGACGAAGCGCGCCAGAAGATCATCGACGGTGAGATCAAAGTGGTTTCCTACTACGAGAATGACAGCTGCCCGGCGCTGGACTTCTGA